A part of Aspergillus oryzae RIB40 DNA, chromosome 7 genomic DNA contains:
- a CDS encoding SDR family NAD(P)-dependent oxidoreductase (dehydrogenases with different specificities (related to short-chain alcohol dehydrogenases)) produces MEQQNDISGRLVLITGASGGIGAACARQLAAKGVHLALTYSTNVSSTSSLAEELKSKHSDSYSLRVSIHKVDVSSADEIQRMFEEIDQQHNKRPDILVSNAGYGKRVPQVWDISLEEFDYTINVNLRASFILVKGVVEHMKSQRWGRIVFMSSIAGQGGGINGCHYAASKGGLTGMMKNLSTRLAEYNISVNDVAPAMIGETGMIPSAAAIPEVAAGIPLGRLGLPDEVANVVTMLVTTGYMTGQSLLLGGGLK; encoded by the exons ATGGAGCAACAAAATGACATCAGTGGCCGATTGGTCCTGATTActggagcttctggagg TATTGGGGCAGCTTGTGCTCGCCAGCTAGCTGCGAAAGGTGTCCATCTTGCCTTGACGTATTCCACGAATGTATCTtcgacatcttctctcgcCGAAGAGCTCAAATCCAAACACTCAGACAGCTACAGTCTCCGGGTTTCAATCCATAAGGTGGACGTGTCTTCCGCGGACGAAATACAGCGTATGTTCGAGGAGATTGACCAACAACATAACAAGCGACCGGACATCTTGGTCTCCAATGCTGGATACGGCAAGCGAGTCCCACAGGTTTGGGACATTTCCCTCGAAGAATTCGATTACACCATCAATGTGAACCTACGTGCTTCGTTCATTTTGGTGAAGGGCGTGGTGGAGCACATGAAGAGTCAGCGATGGGGTCGGATAGTGTTCATGTCCTCTATTGCCGGCCAAGGAGGTGGGATCAATGGATGTC ACTACGCTGCTTCCAAAGGGGGGCTGACgggaatgatgaagaatctTTCCACGAGGCTAGCTGAATACAATATTAGTGTCAATGATGTTGCGCCTGCCATGATCGGTGAAACCGGTATGATCCCCAGCGCTGCGGCCATTCCTGAGGTTGCCGCTGGTATTCCTTTGGGCCGACTGGGTCTTCCGGATGAAGTGGCCAACGTGGTGACTATGCTTGTGACGACCGGTTACATGACTGGTCAAAGTCTGCTgcttggaggaggattgaAAtag
- the rpl17 gene encoding 60S ribosomal protein uL22 (60S ribosomal protein L22) — protein MVRYAAQDIPAAKSARARGSYLRVSFKNTRETAQAINGMKLQRALTFLDNVTNKLEAVPMRRFAGSTGRCAQGKQFGVSKARWPEKSAKFLIDLLKNAEANADTKGLDTGNLVVKHIQVNQAPKGRRRTYRAHGRINPYMTNPCHIELILTEGEEVVQKGPVAKEAHLSSRQRGLQVRRAIQA, from the exons ATG GTCCGTTACGCTGCTCAGGACATTCCGGCCGCTAAGAGCGCCCGCGCCCGGGGCTCTTACCTGCGCGTCAGCTTCAAGAACACCCGTGAGACCGCTCAGGCCATCAACGGCATGAAGCTCCAGCGTGCTCTTACTTTCCTTGACAACGTCACCAACAAGCTCGAGGCTGTCCCCATGCGGAGGTTCGCTGGCAGCACCGGCCGTTGCGCTCAGG GCAAGCAGTTCGGTGTTAGCAAGGCTCGCTGGCCCGAGAAGTCCGCCAAGTTCCTCATCGACCTCCTGAAGAACGCTGAGGCCAACGCCGACACCAAGGGTCTTGACACTGGCAACCTCGTTGTCAAGCACATCCAGGTCAACCAGGCCCCCAAGGGCCGCAGACGCACCTACCGTGCTCACGGTCGT ATCAACCCCTACATGACCAACCCTTGCCACATCGAGCTTATCCTTACtgagggtgaggaggttGTCCAGAAGGGTCCCGTTGCCAAGGAGGCTCACCTCTCCTCCCGTCAGCGTGGCCTCCAGGTCCGCCGTGCCATCCAGGCATAA
- a CDS encoding NAD(P)-dependent alcohol dehydrogenase (sorbitol dehydrogenase): protein MATVTDTVACQALVLHGAKDLRMGTKPVTAPTGSEVQVAIRATGLCGSDLHYYNHGRNGDFVVREPFCLGHESSGVVTAVGPEVTTLQVGDRVALEVGLPCRKCVLCKQGRYNICPEMKFRSSAKIFPHLDGTLMELTNHPAEMCHKLPDSVSFAGGALVEPLAVCLHAVRRSHPPSKEEVQLAESLGDQSAALIFGAGAIGLLLAGALATAENFSNIVVADIDPARLAIAESLNLGLKTALIPKADPAHPPPAKDAPHAEQTAYALQNAQRVAATLKDTIGLTSGFSRIYECTGVPACVQAGIYAAAPGSVLVQIGMGNPIQTLPVGAAALREVDVIGVFRYDGHAYPAAIALVASGKFNRVEELVVTHRLPLEQGERAFALAGKGVDETGRPVVKVVIES, encoded by the exons ATGGCTACCGTCACTGATACAGTTGCCTGCCAGGCACTCGTCCTACACGGCGCAAAGGATCTCCGAATG GGAACGAAGCCCGTCACTGCCCCCACCGGCTCCGAAGTCCAAGTCGCCATCCGCGCTACTGGTCTCTGCGGATCAGACCTTCACTACTACAACCACGGCCGCAATGGCGACTTTGTCGTTCGCGAGCCCTTCTGCCTGGGCCATGAGTCCTCTGGCGTCGTAACCGCCGTCGGACCGGAGGTCACCACCCTGCAAGTTGGCGACCGGGTCGCGCTTGAAGTCGGCCTGCCCTGCCGCAAGTGCGTCCTGTGCAAACAAGGCCGCTACAACATCTGCCCCGAAATGAAATTCCGGAGCAGCGCCAAAATCTTTCCCCATCTCGACGGCACCCTTATGGAACTCACCAACCACCCAGCCGAAATGTGCCACAAGCTCCCCGACTCAGTGTCCTTCGCCGGAGGTGCTCTCGTCGAGCCCCTGGCCGTCTGTCTACATGCCGTCCGGCGCTCGCATCCCCCatccaaggaggaagtgcaATTGGCCGAGTCACTGGGCGACCAGTCTGCTGCTTTGATCTTTGGTGCTGGCGCCATCGGTCTGCTTTTGGCTGGTGCGCTTGCAACAGCTGAGAACTTCTCAAACATTGTCGTGGCAGATATCGACCCGGCACGCTTGGCCATCGCTGAGTCGCTTAACCTTGGTCTCAAGACTGCCCTCATCCCCAAGGCTGACCCTGCACACCCACCTCCAGCAAAGGATGCCCCTCACGCTGAGCAAACTGCCTATGCCTTGCAAAATGCCCAGCGTGTAGCTGCTACCTTGAAGGATACTATCGGCCTGACCTCCGGTTTCTCTCGTATCTATGAATGTACGGGTGTACCGGCCTGTGTGCAGGCGGGTATCTACGCCGCTGCTCCAGGTTCAGTTCTGGTGCAGATCGGTATGGGCAACCCTATTCAGACTCTTCCTGTGGGTGCGGCGGCTCTTCGGGAAGTCGATGTTATCGGTGTTTTCCGGTATGATGGACACGCGTACCCCGCTGCCATTGCATTGGTCGCAAGCGGCAAGTTCAACCGTGTTGAGGAGCTCGTTGTTACCCATCGGTTGCCGTTAGAACAGGGAGAGAGGGCGTTTGCATTGGCCGGAAAAGGTGTCGATGAGACTGGACGACCTGTTGTGAAGGTCGTCATTGAGAGCTAG
- a CDS encoding Zn(II)2Cys6 transcription factor (predicted protein), translating into MEQEEQSSQPESTPATRPKSRSDHLKRVSRACLHCRQRKSKCDLDSNGNPGVPPCQRCLRDGRECILGSSNRGGRRIRKNKMKNFTPDTTLSGRRESIVESISPTASDNRQSTNTSYPGPVVFVPPNPTTATSISVDDEDTASIGSVPRNPSDAWQCLTGIAKRGDDGPTPETNTDSLRTTHSAFSFGALQNGTVADFQPNSGIKAYRLVQSRSLDPGTVWQLVARYAENFHPYLPLVPRKYFNRSALDSFATNEKHLLTAVLTIASKDLVERPDIHEYCSKYMHELISGIAAGADCDVEAVEALLLLAEWEPQGLRPRIERVGRGEEDRAAWMHVGLALRSGYFLGLDRTSFRGDPSGDTETEARRRLAWTSCYISDRLISVRIGRAFWSRGPGPMTGLVSQDFPSLQPIKDGDEDYARIFQATLDLTQLYGNVHDVLYSGMRTSNQMMLMGDYVKYVDDFRLAILRWKSLWGSLSCCNFPINGVEVKERSVTKGTSEINIQ; encoded by the exons ATGgaacaagaagagcaatCCTCTCAGCCGGAAAGCACACCGGCGACGCGGCCGAAATCTCGCTCGGACCATTTGAAGCGCGTATCGAGAGCCTGTTTGCATTGCAGGCAGCGAAAGTCGAAATGCGATTT AGATAGTAACGGCAATCCTGGAGTACCGCCATGCCAGCGGTGTCTCCGAGATGGTCGCGAATGTATTTTGGGGAGTTCAAACCGTGGAGGGCGCCGTATCCGCAAGAACAAAATGAAGAACTTCACCCCGGATACAACTCTTTCAGGCCGACGGGAATCTATTGTCGAATCGATCAGCCCAACAGCTTCAGACAATCGCCAGTCCACAAATACCTCATACCCTGGTCCGGTTGTTTTTGTGCCTCCTAATCCCACAACAGCGACATCCATATCGgtagatgatgaagatacgGCATCTATTGGGTCGGTCCCGCGAAATCCATCTGATGCTTGGCAGTGTCTCACAGGCATTGCCAAAAGAGGTGATGACGGTCCTACCCCTGAGACGAACACTGATTCTCTGCGCACAACCCACAGCGCCTTCTCCTTTGGTGCTCTCCAAAATGGCACTGTAGCCGACTTTCAACCGAACAGTGGGATTAAGGCTTACAGACTAGTGCAATCGCGCTCTTTAGACCCGGGCACAGTATGGCAGTTGGTGGCTCGATACGCCGAAAATTTTCATCCATATCTCCCTTTGGTACCGCGGAAATATTTTAACCGCAGTGCGCTAGATTCCTTCGCTACAAATGAGAAACATCTGCTCACTGCTGTACTTACAATCGCATCGAAGGATTTAGTCGAACGACCGGATATCCATGAATACTGCTCAAAATATATGCACGAATTGATTTCGGGAATAGCTGCTGGTGCCGATTGTGATGTAGAGGCCGTGGAGGCCCTTCTTCTACTTGCCGAATGGGAACCACAGGGTCTTCGTCCGCGTATCGAGCGCGTTGGTCGTGGTGAGGAGGATCGAGCCGCATGGATGCATGTTGGTCTGGCATTGCGGTCAGGTTATTTCCTAGGCTTGGATCGAACCTCCTTCCGAGGTGATCCCTCGGGAGATACGGAGACGGAAGCCCGAAGAAGGCTAGCATGGACCAGCTGCTACATTTCGGATCGGTTAATATCTGTCCGTATCGGACGGGCTTTTTGGTCTCGTGGACCTGGCCCAATGACAGGCCTTGTCAGTCAAGATTTCCCTTCTTTACAACCTatcaaagatggagatgaggattACGCGAGAATCTTCCAAGCAACCTTGGATCTAACACAACTTTACGGGAATGTTCATGACGTGCTTTACTCTGGTATGCGGACAAGCAACCAAATGATGCTTATGGGGGACTATGTAAAATACGTGGATGATTTTCGTCTCGCGATTTTGCGGTGGAAGTCACTCTGGGGTTCATTGTCCT GCTGCAATTTCCCAATCAATGGTGTCGAAGTTAAAGAACGATCAGTCACAAAGGGAACATCTGAGATCAACATTCAATGA
- a CDS encoding D-mandelate dehydrogenase-like dehydrogenase (glyoxylate/hydroxypyruvate reductase (D-isomer-specific 2-hydroxy acid dehydrogenase superfamily)): protein MPSALLIGEITHARKEWEELSSILTLTEFPSGTREDFIRNCKEGQYDDVLVIYRSNTSTKFTGPFDAELLAVLPKSLKYICHNGAGYDNIDVKGCTDKGIAVSSTPVAVNHATADVGIFLMIGALRQAYVPLSALRAGQWQGQTTLGRDPQGKVLGILGMGGIGREMANRAKAFGMKIQYHNRSRLSPELEGDATYVSFDELLASSDVLSLNLALNASTRHIIGEKEFQKMKDGIVIVNTARGALIDEKALVAALDSGKVLSAGLDVYENEPVVEQGLVNNPKVMLLPHIGTMTYETQKDMELLVLNNLRSAVEKGKMITLVPEQKNVF from the exons ATGCCTTCCGCACTGTTGATTGGCGAAATCACTCATGCCCGCAAGGAGTGGGAGGAGCTGTCGTCCATTCTGACGCTCACG GAATTCCCCAGCGGTACTAGAGAGGACTTTATCCGCAATTGCAAGGAGGGTCAATATGATGATGTTCTGGTTATTTATCGCTCCAATACTTCTACGAAG TTTACGGGTCCCTTTGATGCAGAGTTACTTGCTGTTCTCCCCAAGTCGTTGAAGTATATTTGTCATAATGGTGCCGGGTATGACAATATTGATGTCAAGGGGTGCACAGATAAAG GAATCGCCGTTTCCAGTACACCTGTCGCTGTTAACCATGCTACAGCTGATGTGGGCATCTTTTTGATGATCGGTGCCTTGCGGCAGGCCTACGTGCCGTTGTCTGCTCTCCGGGCGG GTCAGTGGCAAGGCCAAACTACATTGGGCCGTGATCCCCAAGGAAAGGTGCTAGGAATTCTCGGGATGGGAGGAATCGGCAGG GAAATGGCCAACCGCGCAAAGGCCTTCGGAATGAAGATCCAGTACCACAACCGGTCCCGACTGTCGCCTGAGCTCGAGGGAGACGCTACATACGTGTCGTTTGATGAATTGCTGGCTAGCTCGGATGTCCTTAGTCTGAACCTCGCTCTTAATGCCTCTACCCGTCATATAATTGGCGAGAAGGAAttccagaagatgaaggacGGTATTGTCATTGTTAATACCGCTCGTGGTGCGCTGATTGACGAAAAGGCACTGGTCGCTGCTTTGGATTCCGGAAAG GTCTTGTCCGCTGGTTTGGACGTCTATGAGAATGAGCCTGTTGTAGAGCAGGGTTTGGTGAATAACCCCAAGGTGATGCTGTTGCCACACATTGGAACCATGACATATGAGACACAGAAGGATATGGAgttgttggtgttgaacaACTTGCGCTCAGCGGtagagaagggaaagatgaTCACGTTGGTCCCTGAGCAGAAGAATGTGTTCTAG
- a CDS encoding uncharacterized protein (predicted protein) yields the protein MPNGEETKVRDLVTRTTDVLKRASAGPDDIGSRYSRLLELLWRPKAATIASPAGTHQSSDFQVQSSTIPHRLPEQSNYMQFSPANDFSWLDLEAVGDYVSGDQLPGANTLAFDSFQNPDPYQTGQDRSQAWQPNWPGDMTNLLF from the coding sequence ATGCCAAATGGCGAGGAAACAAAAGTGCGCGATCTTGTCACACGAACAACTGACGTATTGAAACGAGCAAGTGCTGGACCGGATGATATCGGCTCACGTTATTCTCGGCTGCTGGAACTCCTGTGGAGGCCCAAGGCTGCGACAATTGCCTCCCCGGCTGGAACACATCAGAGCAGTGATTTCCAGGTGCAGAGTAGCACTATACCCCATCGCTTGCCTGAGCAAAGTAATTATATGCAATTCAGCCCAGCGAACGATTTCTCGTGGTTGGATCTTGAAGCAGTTGGGGACTACGTCTCGGGAGACCAATTACCCGGAGCGAACACATTGGCGTTCGATTCGTTCCAGAACCCCGATCCGTATCAGACAGGGCAGGACCGTTCCCAAGCCTGGCAGCCAAATTGGCCTGGAGATATGACCAACCTCCTGTTCTAG